Proteins encoded together in one Trueperaceae bacterium window:
- the dctP gene encoding TRAP transporter substrate-binding protein DctP — protein sequence MDRRSFIKKAGIAVAGASISPLMFASAQKGKFNFEMVTSWPTSLDTLFGTAESIAKYVTESSDGDITVKVYPAGAQIGALEVYDAVSTGAFAMAHTAPYYFINKNPAHGFFTAVPFGMDSQQFNAWMYAGNGNALAQELLAPDNMVSFPAGNTGAQTGGWFKREINTVADLQGLSMRFPGFGGQVMGRVGMNVQNIPGGELFLALDTGVIDAADWVGPYDDQILGLNKAAPYYYFPSWAEPGPGVCLYMNKDEFEGLPADLQGVVADACARANVEMLSNYDTKNYTALQELIASGTQIRLFSDEILAAFAKATDEIHAENAANNATYQRIHDDYRAFMGNVRAWTKVTQHAYNDFVFK from the coding sequence ATGGACCGTCGGAGCTTCATCAAGAAGGCCGGGATCGCGGTCGCGGGGGCGAGCATCAGCCCGCTCATGTTCGCGAGCGCCCAGAAGGGCAAGTTCAACTTCGAGATGGTCACGTCGTGGCCCACCTCGCTCGACACCCTGTTCGGCACGGCCGAGAGCATCGCCAAGTACGTGACGGAGTCGTCGGACGGCGACATCACGGTCAAGGTCTACCCGGCCGGGGCCCAGATAGGCGCGCTCGAGGTGTACGACGCCGTCTCGACGGGCGCCTTCGCCATGGCGCACACGGCGCCCTACTACTTCATCAACAAGAACCCGGCGCACGGCTTCTTCACGGCCGTGCCGTTCGGGATGGACTCGCAGCAGTTCAACGCCTGGATGTACGCCGGCAACGGCAACGCCCTGGCGCAGGAGTTGCTCGCGCCCGACAACATGGTCTCGTTCCCGGCGGGCAACACGGGCGCGCAGACGGGCGGCTGGTTCAAGCGCGAGATCAACACCGTCGCCGACCTGCAGGGCCTCAGCATGCGCTTCCCCGGCTTCGGCGGGCAGGTGATGGGGCGCGTGGGCATGAACGTGCAGAACATCCCGGGCGGCGAGCTGTTCCTGGCGCTCGACACGGGCGTCATCGACGCCGCGGATTGGGTCGGCCCGTACGACGACCAGATCCTGGGCCTCAACAAGGCCGCCCCCTACTACTACTTCCCCAGCTGGGCCGAGCCGGGGCCGGGCGTCTGCCTCTACATGAACAAGGACGAGTTCGAGGGGCTCCCCGCCGACCTGCAGGGCGTGGTGGCCGACGCCTGCGCGCGCGCCAACGTGGAGATGCTCTCCAACTACGACACGAAGAACTACACGGCGCTGCAGGAGCTCATCGCCTCTGGCACGCAGATCCGCCTCTTCTCCGACGAGATCCTCGCGGCCTTCGCCAAGGCGACCGACGAGATCCACGCCGAGAACGCCGCCAACAACGCCACCTACCAGCGCATCCACGACGATTACCGCGCCTTCATGGGCAACGTGCGCGCCTGGACGAAGGTCACGCAGCACGCGTACAACGACTTCGTCTTCAAGTGA